Proteins encoded together in one uncultured Fibrobacter sp. window:
- a CDS encoding class I SAM-dependent RNA methyltransferase yields the protein MLSTALEKRIKRQIIGKPHRFLAIVPLGFEQTLVQELLGLGLDFVDDEGKPHAASDGKVEFTVKITEAWKAVAYSRIANRILMHVDDFKAENFRDLEKKAAEIPWELYLAAPPDQIHVTCKHSRLYHSDAVAERLQKTIGGSLPLAQRHPGEGREQHSLSEPLLLHVTLIDDRCTIWLDLSGEELYKRGHERFVNDAPLKETIAAAMLFEASGVAPSKEIAVFDLMAGSGTFSLEAAYMANGLIPGKCRDFALKHQPAFKEATWNFITRNVVDGDNGAKQSIAKIITSDISPKAVEIIKHNVECSPLAGIEPALVSPLLRDFFDYTAQEIANACQAGIHSDNSNPSEASPVIVLNPPYGKRLDFDAPKLYTRLGRRLAELAHALQALGQSLTVAILAPKDDNRPGSAYTCTANLLRECPGLSPEHNPAAKCIATSHGGFSLNVFIAKI from the coding sequence ATGCTTTCTACGGCCCTTGAAAAACGAATCAAACGCCAGATAATCGGTAAGCCTCACCGTTTTTTGGCGATTGTTCCTCTCGGTTTTGAACAGACACTTGTTCAAGAATTGCTCGGACTCGGTTTGGATTTCGTTGACGACGAAGGCAAGCCGCACGCCGCAAGCGACGGAAAAGTTGAATTTACCGTCAAGATTACCGAAGCCTGGAAAGCGGTCGCTTACAGCCGTATCGCCAACCGCATTTTGATGCACGTTGACGACTTCAAAGCCGAGAATTTCCGCGATTTGGAAAAGAAAGCCGCCGAAATTCCGTGGGAGCTATACCTTGCTGCGCCTCCGGACCAAATCCACGTGACATGCAAGCATTCGCGCCTGTACCACAGCGACGCCGTCGCCGAGCGCTTGCAAAAAACAATAGGGGGAAGCCTCCCCCTGGCCCAACGTCATCCCGGCGAAGGCCGGGAACAGCATTCCTTGTCAGAGCCACTGCTCTTACACGTGACACTCATCGATGACCGCTGTACGATTTGGCTTGATCTTTCTGGCGAAGAACTTTATAAGCGAGGCCACGAACGCTTCGTAAATGACGCCCCCCTCAAGGAAACCATCGCCGCCGCAATGCTATTTGAAGCATCAGGTGTTGCGCCCTCCAAAGAAATCGCAGTCTTCGATTTAATGGCTGGCAGCGGAACCTTCAGTCTCGAAGCAGCATACATGGCAAACGGACTCATTCCAGGCAAATGCCGCGATTTCGCCTTAAAACACCAGCCCGCATTCAAAGAAGCCACGTGGAATTTCATCACGAGAAACGTCGTTGACGGCGACAACGGAGCGAAACAATCCATTGCGAAAATCATCACTTCCGACATTTCGCCTAAGGCTGTCGAAATCATCAAGCACAATGTAGAGTGCTCGCCGCTCGCAGGCATTGAGCCCGCGCTCGTCTCGCCGCTGCTCCGCGACTTTTTCGACTACACCGCCCAAGAAATTGCCAACGCCTGCCAGGCCGGAATTCACTCTGACAACTCAAATCCGAGCGAAGCCTCCCCCGTTATCGTGCTGAATCCGCCCTACGGCAAGCGCCTTGATTTTGACGCACCCAAGCTTTACACGCGCCTCGGCCGCCGACTCGCCGAGCTCGCCCACGCCCTGCAGGCCCTCGGCCAATCGCTCACGGTCGCCATCCTTGCGCCCAAAGACGACAACCGCCCCGGCTCCGCATACACCTGCACCGCAAACTTGCTGCGAGAGTGCCCCGGCTTATCGCCCGAGCACAATCCGGCCGCCAAATGCATCGCCACCAGCCACGGCGGCTTCTCGCTAAACGTCTTTATCGCAAAAATTTAA
- the dnaG gene encoding DNA primase translates to MAFYSNEIIQQLKAHADIALVIENFVPLKRSGNGRYLGVCPFHDDRSPSMNVNPSLGIYKCFACGAGGDVFKFVQEHEKMDFKGAVEWVANFTGFALPQLGAPEDSEKTEERAMVRRLNELACEWFEQQLALSPKALQYLASRHITDATRKQFHIGYAPEGREGFIGYAVKNGFSPLDCVKAGLAVEKENGGISDKFRDRLMIAIQNLSGVIVAFGGRDLSDNKDFKRAKYMNSPESALYHKSDILFGLHQSRQSIAKENAVIIVEGYFDMISLYQGGVTNVVAASGTALTETHASILARYANTAYLVFDGDAAGQKATLRSLEIVLPKGIAPRVFALSRPDGTKIDPDNFVNERGADAFRAALRESEDWLSYLARQHDMQSPEERARFVTYTKSLVKSITDRELQNQYVKLIAERFNTSRSLAQVKSLKPQKGFEERRPMAANAATGAPEVIPQLEQAATLDWASIPPMEIRFANLVLRNPTLMDRALEYFDMDWAASGVRMFESPVVEEFVNSAIALYAETGAVSPQLMYENVSPTLRLFLEGLPEEKWKTPQEIIEFYQTLTVFSTKLCDRQKHLIPLTSNEAVETRMQMSKFTQGMQKLNALFNAEKITIDAFADQVVRSKAQLILFQSVIQGAPMPAAPTVITPASIQAASAPVQAAPVQATPAPQSTQPSDPQFAENVPQPPADFASENYSEEQMPADEPPEGFEPPPPEDDEEYSYGNDDFNADSDDFGY, encoded by the coding sequence GTGGCGTTCTATTCTAACGAAATCATTCAGCAACTCAAAGCCCACGCAGATATTGCGTTGGTCATTGAGAATTTTGTTCCGCTGAAACGTTCCGGAAATGGCCGCTACCTGGGCGTCTGTCCCTTCCATGATGACAGAAGCCCTTCTATGAACGTGAACCCGAGTCTGGGCATATACAAATGCTTTGCCTGTGGTGCCGGCGGTGACGTTTTCAAGTTCGTGCAAGAACATGAAAAAATGGATTTTAAGGGAGCCGTGGAATGGGTCGCAAACTTTACCGGCTTTGCACTCCCCCAGCTAGGCGCCCCTGAAGACAGCGAAAAGACCGAAGAACGCGCCATGGTCCGCAGGCTGAACGAACTAGCCTGCGAATGGTTTGAGCAGCAGCTCGCTCTTTCTCCCAAGGCGCTCCAGTATCTCGCCAGCCGCCACATTACCGATGCCACCCGCAAGCAGTTCCATATCGGTTACGCTCCGGAGGGCCGCGAAGGCTTTATCGGGTATGCCGTCAAGAACGGTTTTTCGCCGCTGGATTGCGTCAAGGCGGGACTTGCCGTCGAAAAAGAAAATGGCGGCATCTCGGATAAGTTCCGCGATCGCTTAATGATTGCCATCCAAAACCTTTCAGGCGTGATTGTCGCCTTCGGTGGCCGCGACTTAAGCGACAATAAGGATTTTAAGCGCGCGAAGTACATGAACAGCCCGGAATCGGCGCTGTACCATAAGAGCGATATCCTGTTCGGTTTGCACCAAAGCCGCCAAAGCATCGCGAAAGAAAACGCGGTGATTATCGTTGAAGGCTACTTTGACATGATCAGCCTGTATCAAGGCGGCGTCACGAACGTGGTGGCCGCCTCGGGAACGGCTTTGACCGAAACCCACGCGAGCATTCTTGCACGATACGCCAACACCGCCTACTTGGTATTCGACGGTGACGCAGCCGGCCAGAAGGCAACCCTCAGAAGTTTGGAAATTGTCTTGCCCAAGGGAATTGCGCCCCGCGTGTTTGCGCTTTCGCGCCCCGATGGCACCAAGATCGACCCCGACAACTTTGTGAATGAACGCGGTGCAGACGCATTCCGTGCGGCTTTGCGCGAATCCGAAGACTGGCTTTCTTATTTGGCCCGTCAGCACGACATGCAAAGCCCCGAAGAACGCGCCCGCTTTGTGACTTACACCAAGTCGCTTGTAAAAAGCATTACCGACCGCGAGCTTCAAAATCAGTATGTGAAGCTGATTGCGGAGCGATTCAACACGAGCCGTTCCTTGGCCCAGGTAAAAAGCCTAAAGCCGCAAAAAGGTTTCGAAGAACGCCGACCGATGGCAGCAAATGCCGCCACCGGCGCACCAGAAGTGATTCCGCAACTGGAGCAGGCCGCCACGCTCGATTGGGCAAGCATTCCGCCCATGGAAATCCGTTTTGCGAACTTAGTGCTTCGAAACCCGACGCTGATGGACCGCGCGCTGGAATACTTTGACATGGACTGGGCCGCGAGCGGAGTCCGCATGTTTGAATCTCCGGTGGTCGAAGAATTTGTGAATTCAGCCATTGCACTTTACGCCGAAACTGGCGCCGTTTCGCCGCAGCTGATGTACGAAAACGTCTCGCCCACGCTCAGGCTCTTTTTGGAAGGCTTGCCCGAAGAAAAGTGGAAAACGCCGCAAGAAATCATCGAATTTTACCAGACGCTGACCGTATTTTCAACCAAGCTCTGCGACAGGCAAAAGCACCTGATTCCGTTGACAAGCAACGAAGCGGTCGAAACGCGCATGCAGATGTCCAAGTTTACGCAGGGCATGCAAAAGTTGAACGCCTTGTTCAACGCCGAAAAGATTACGATTGATGCCTTCGCCGACCAAGTGGTTCGCAGCAAGGCACAGCTGATATTGTTCCAGTCGGTGATTCAAGGCGCCCCGATGCCTGCAGCGCCAACCGTGATTACGCCGGCATCCATTCAAGCAGCGTCCGCACCGGTTCAAGCTGCGCCTGTTCAAGCGACACCTGCACCGCAAAGCACGCAACCGAGCGATCCTCAATTTGCAGAAAATGTGCCGCAGCCCCCTGCTGACTTCGCTTCTGAAAATTATTCCGAAGAGCAAATGCCAGCCGACGAACCTCCCGAGGGTTTTGAGCCCCCGCCGCCCGAAGACGACGAAGAATATTCCTACGGCAACGATGATTTCAACGCCGATTCAGACGATTTCGGTTACTAA
- the pgsA gene encoding CDP-diacylglycerol--glycerol-3-phosphate 3-phosphatidyltransferase: MVFIAVIVFIWMGMAKTATALVAIALIMGWVNLYQLRSQEIEKPYYRLWLNVVDGFLSFAVMTSIFVRDLLQNDQTEKLLAVGCVFLLARLVAHTLFSLGVLREGKSLPRKRRWSKLSNIAITVTMGVYLLNLEDYQQICMVTSILLIIASTVAYAYWYYRDPAHRKPLSIASQLTMSRIVLTPFFLWVFFYDNDLDYSNNSLVFKSLSLVMVLGFMLTDFLDGYLARKLGEVSTLGKYLDPFSDKISNMTIFMCFIATGYAPVWMVALIYFRESSVETLRTLAASEGLIMPARRSGKWKTALQGIGIVAILLGALDPMEAIIPNYQAFWAIFPQAVMGVITAITIISGIDYFVASKHILKKFV; the protein is encoded by the coding sequence ATGGTTTTTATAGCCGTCATTGTCTTTATCTGGATGGGCATGGCCAAAACCGCCACCGCCCTGGTTGCAATCGCCCTCATCATGGGTTGGGTTAATTTGTACCAACTCCGTTCGCAAGAAATTGAAAAGCCCTATTACCGACTCTGGCTGAACGTGGTTGACGGATTCCTTTCGTTTGCAGTGATGACCAGCATTTTCGTGCGCGACTTGCTTCAAAACGATCAAACCGAGAAATTGCTTGCCGTGGGTTGCGTATTCTTGCTTGCCCGCCTGGTGGCCCACACGCTCTTTAGCCTCGGCGTGCTCCGCGAAGGCAAATCACTCCCCCGCAAGCGTCGTTGGAGCAAGTTGTCGAATATCGCGATTACGGTAACCATGGGCGTGTACTTGCTGAATCTCGAAGATTACCAGCAGATTTGCATGGTAACCTCGATTCTCTTGATTATCGCCTCGACCGTTGCATATGCCTACTGGTATTACCGCGACCCCGCTCACCGTAAGCCATTGTCAATCGCAAGCCAGCTGACCATGAGCCGCATTGTGCTGACACCGTTCTTCTTGTGGGTATTCTTCTACGATAACGACCTGGATTACAGCAACAACAGCCTCGTTTTCAAGAGCCTTTCGTTGGTGATGGTGCTTGGCTTTATGCTGACCGACTTTTTGGACGGCTACCTCGCCCGCAAACTCGGCGAAGTGAGCACGCTAGGCAAGTATCTGGACCCGTTCAGCGATAAGATTTCGAACATGACAATTTTCATGTGCTTTATCGCTACAGGATATGCCCCGGTGTGGATGGTCGCCCTCATTTACTTCCGCGAATCGAGTGTCGAAACACTCCGTACACTTGCAGCAAGCGAAGGCTTGATTATGCCGGCTCGCCGTAGCGGCAAATGGAAGACAGCTCTCCAGGGTATCGGAATTGTCGCCATATTGCTTGGCGCCCTTGATCCGATGGAAGCGATTATCCCCAATTATCAAGCATTCTGGGCAATTTTCCCGCAAGCTGTGATGGGCGTCATAACCGCAATTACCATTATTAGCGGTATTGATTATTTCGTCGCCAGCAAGCATATTCTGAAAAAATTCGTGTAA
- the recN gene encoding DNA repair protein RecN, which translates to MLKHLSISGFTLIANAEVPFRDGFTAITGETGAGKSVLLKALRIVCGDKAQSTMVRTGEEKAVVEATFDIANEPQVKKVLEELELDSDDELIIRREIQENGKSRARVNGAVVALPDLQRLGEELIQMHGQSEQLLLRDIRTHTQMLDDFAGNGELLAEYTSEWTAWNKIQDEIKATEERAKNLAAQKDFLKFQFDELSKASLKEGEEEALEEKVNSASKQEAETRYLNDIQGMLGGENGLLDQVQILQSKLRSLAAKLPDYEDYLKSLEEVTDPYECVCKDLLRLRPSAAMSAADIDRANARIAAIQKLKRKYRTDVAGLIALTEQRKEELSSLENLDADLEELSRQSKKALEALQATALKLTTSRQNAAERYDKAVSAILNTLGMPKAIFATSITMQSLSPNGADKIEFTLAPNPGEGFKGLQKAVSGGELSRVLLSIKSVMADLDRVPLLIFDEVDSGISGEVGNSIGEALKNLGQHHQVLTITHLHQVASRAKNQLAVSKEEIDGRTYTHVVELDHDGRIKELSRMLGGESDTIREHARQLLEV; encoded by the coding sequence ATGTTAAAGCACCTGTCGATTAGTGGATTTACTTTGATTGCGAATGCGGAAGTTCCTTTCCGCGATGGTTTTACTGCAATTACCGGCGAAACCGGTGCCGGAAAATCAGTGCTTTTAAAGGCGCTCCGCATAGTATGCGGCGACAAGGCGCAATCTACCATGGTGCGTACCGGCGAAGAAAAAGCCGTCGTCGAAGCCACATTCGATATTGCAAACGAACCGCAAGTCAAGAAGGTTCTTGAAGAACTGGAGCTTGACAGCGATGACGAACTGATTATCCGCCGCGAAATCCAGGAAAACGGCAAGAGCCGAGCCCGCGTGAACGGCGCCGTGGTAGCTCTCCCCGATTTACAGCGCTTGGGCGAAGAACTGATCCAGATGCACGGCCAGAGCGAACAGCTCTTGCTGCGCGACATTCGCACGCATACGCAGATGCTCGACGACTTTGCCGGAAACGGTGAACTGCTCGCCGAATACACAAGCGAATGGACCGCCTGGAATAAGATCCAAGACGAAATCAAGGCTACCGAAGAGCGCGCAAAGAACTTGGCCGCCCAGAAGGATTTTTTGAAGTTCCAATTCGATGAACTTTCAAAAGCATCCCTGAAAGAAGGCGAAGAAGAAGCCCTCGAAGAAAAGGTGAACAGCGCAAGCAAGCAAGAAGCCGAAACTCGCTACTTGAACGACATTCAAGGGATGCTCGGTGGCGAAAACGGGCTCTTGGACCAAGTGCAAATTTTGCAGTCCAAGTTGCGTTCACTCGCTGCAAAGCTCCCTGATTACGAAGATTACTTAAAATCGCTTGAAGAAGTGACAGACCCGTACGAATGCGTATGCAAGGACTTGCTGCGTTTGCGTCCGTCTGCAGCCATGAGCGCTGCAGATATTGACCGCGCCAACGCCCGCATCGCGGCGATTCAGAAGCTCAAGCGCAAATACCGCACCGATGTCGCAGGCCTGATTGCCTTGACCGAACAACGCAAGGAAGAACTTTCGAGCCTTGAAAACCTGGACGCCGATTTGGAAGAACTTTCCAGACAATCCAAGAAGGCGCTCGAAGCATTGCAGGCAACAGCCCTCAAGCTGACAACATCTCGCCAGAATGCCGCGGAACGCTATGACAAGGCCGTAAGCGCCATTCTGAATACGCTCGGCATGCCGAAGGCGATTTTTGCGACATCGATTACCATGCAGTCTTTGTCGCCGAACGGCGCCGACAAGATTGAATTTACGCTCGCCCCAAACCCCGGCGAAGGCTTCAAGGGCCTGCAAAAAGCGGTTTCGGGCGGCGAACTCAGCCGCGTACTGCTTTCGATCAAGAGCGTGATGGCCGACCTCGACCGCGTTCCCCTCTTGATATTCGACGAAGTGGATTCCGGAATCAGCGGCGAAGTCGGCAACAGCATCGGCGAGGCATTAAAGAACTTGGGCCAGCACCACCAAGTGCTCACGATTACGCACTTGCACCAGGTGGCAAGCCGAGCCAAGAACCAACTCGCGGTCAGCAAAGAAGAAATCGACGGCCGCACGTACACGCATGTGGTCGAACTGGACCACGACGGTCGTATTAAGGAACTTTCTCGCATGCTCGGTGGCGAAAGCGACACGATTCGCGAGCACGCAAGACAACTATTAGAAGTTTGA
- a CDS encoding tRNA (guanosine(46)-N(7))-methyltransferase TrmB, producing MANEELNEEKEPKEVVIPEFYRDLKEDPESKGLWHYVFRTHGDRKPIATPDGLPHKLDFNWKDMFPNMGDRVEVEIGSGKGGFLSEYAPKHPDTVIMGSEWDYTWAKFAQRKMDKAGALANATMLRGDVFFFLRDCVKDNTVDAFHMYFPDPWPKERHHKNRLLRPDFLVEVARVLKPGKHIFYWGTDHQEYNEVALEVFDNFKGCKILERNTAEPTEGIMTGFEKKYRKEGRPIYRSVVEFEK from the coding sequence ATGGCAAACGAAGAATTGAACGAAGAAAAAGAACCCAAAGAAGTCGTTATTCCTGAATTTTACCGCGACTTGAAAGAAGACCCGGAATCGAAGGGCCTTTGGCATTACGTGTTCCGTACCCACGGCGACCGCAAGCCGATTGCAACGCCCGACGGACTCCCCCACAAGTTGGACTTTAACTGGAAAGACATGTTCCCGAACATGGGTGACCGCGTAGAAGTCGAAATCGGTAGCGGCAAGGGCGGATTCCTTTCGGAATACGCTCCCAAGCACCCCGACACCGTCATCATGGGCAGCGAATGGGACTACACTTGGGCCAAGTTTGCCCAGCGCAAAATGGACAAGGCAGGTGCCCTCGCCAACGCCACCATGCTCCGCGGCGATGTATTCTTCTTTTTGCGCGACTGCGTGAAAGACAATACGGTGGATGCATTCCACATGTATTTCCCGGACCCGTGGCCGAAAGAACGCCACCACAAGAACCGCCTTTTACGCCCGGATTTTCTGGTAGAAGTCGCCCGCGTATTGAAGCCGGGCAAGCACATTTTCTACTGGGGTACCGACCACCAGGAATACAACGAAGTCGCGCTCGAAGTTTTCGACAACTTTAAGGGTTGCAAAATTCTGGAACGAAACACCGCAGAACCGACCGAAGGTATTATGACCGGCTTCGAAAAGAAGTACCGCAAGGAAGGTCGCCCCATCTATCGCAGTGTTGTCGAATTTGAAAAATGA
- a CDS encoding MBL fold metallo-hydrolase, with amino-acid sequence MAESKYIHNALKQVHVNTSCTSVVGFSISGLATYIQLPELDFCIDMGECPLSATSLNHVFLTHAHGDHARCLMRHYSLRKMMGVERESTYYMPESICEKARNWIHSEAMFEGVPETKFRYPEIVPVNTGDLLFLEHRKDLAFEAFEVKHSIYAMGGTLYHYKKKLKDEYLGKTPDEIIKLRESGTEITREVYDPLVSFMGDCMGESLLENQRVFQSKVLITECTFLAPEDYEMSHKKGHTHITQIADALNRLGDQVKCEKIILAHFSMKYSEKYIREMIAKEIPEKFLDRIVAFI; translated from the coding sequence ATGGCAGAGAGTAAATACATTCATAACGCCTTAAAGCAAGTTCACGTGAACACCTCGTGCACTTCCGTTGTCGGGTTCTCGATTTCGGGGCTTGCTACCTATATACAGCTTCCGGAGCTGGATTTTTGCATCGATATGGGCGAATGTCCGCTTTCGGCGACCTCGCTGAACCACGTTTTCTTGACTCACGCCCACGGGGACCACGCCCGTTGCCTAATGCGTCACTACAGTTTGCGCAAGATGATGGGTGTCGAGCGCGAAAGCACTTATTACATGCCCGAGAGCATTTGCGAAAAAGCCCGCAATTGGATTCATTCCGAAGCCATGTTCGAGGGAGTGCCCGAAACCAAGTTCCGCTATCCTGAAATCGTCCCGGTAAACACGGGCGACCTCCTGTTTTTGGAACACCGCAAGGACTTGGCGTTTGAAGCGTTTGAAGTCAAGCATTCCATTTACGCCATGGGCGGCACCTTGTACCATTACAAGAAAAAGCTCAAGGATGAATACCTGGGCAAGACTCCCGACGAAATCATCAAGTTGCGCGAAAGCGGTACCGAAATCACACGTGAAGTGTACGATCCGCTGGTGAGCTTTATGGGCGACTGCATGGGCGAAAGCCTGTTAGAAAACCAGCGCGTATTCCAGTCGAAGGTGCTGATTACGGAATGCACATTCCTCGCTCCCGAAGACTATGAAATGAGCCACAAGAAGGGCCACACGCATATTACCCAGATTGCAGACGCATTGAACCGTTTAGGCGATCAAGTGAAATGCGAAAAGATTATCCTGGCGCATTTTTCGATGAAGTATTCCGAAAAGTACATTCGCGAAATGATTGCGAAGGAGATTCCGGAAAAGTTTTTGGATAGGATCGTCGCGTTTATTTAG
- a CDS encoding exodeoxyribonuclease III, which translates to MNIYSWNVNGLRSALKKGFTDWFAATKPDILCLQEVRAEVDQIPEEVANPDGYFAYWNPCRRKKGYSGVGIYTQIEPDRVNYGFDIEEFDEEGRVLQLVFPDWVLNSIYFPNGGQGDDRLDYKLRFYDAFLENCKRWINDGKHVVTLGDYNTCHKEIDIARPKENEDVSGFLPIERAWMDKYVENGFVDSFRLLHPEDRDRYSWWSNRFGARARNVGWRIDYAFVDEGLVPNIINAEIHPNVMGSDHCPISIELEPPFAPLPIATPAPAYEQ; encoded by the coding sequence ATGAATATTTACAGCTGGAACGTGAACGGGTTGCGCTCTGCCCTTAAAAAGGGTTTTACGGACTGGTTTGCTGCAACGAAGCCGGATATCTTGTGCTTGCAAGAGGTCCGTGCCGAGGTAGACCAGATTCCTGAAGAGGTCGCAAACCCCGACGGCTACTTTGCCTATTGGAACCCTTGCCGTCGCAAGAAAGGTTACAGTGGCGTAGGTATTTATACCCAAATTGAACCTGATCGCGTGAACTATGGCTTCGATATTGAGGAATTCGACGAAGAAGGCCGCGTGCTCCAGCTCGTGTTCCCGGACTGGGTTCTCAATAGCATTTATTTCCCGAATGGTGGCCAGGGCGATGACCGCCTGGACTACAAGCTCCGTTTTTACGATGCCTTCCTTGAAAACTGCAAGCGCTGGATTAATGATGGTAAACATGTGGTAACGCTCGGCGATTACAATACTTGCCATAAGGAAATCGATATCGCACGCCCAAAGGAAAACGAGGATGTCAGCGGATTCTTGCCGATAGAACGCGCGTGGATGGACAAGTATGTTGAAAATGGCTTTGTAGACTCATTCCGTCTGTTGCATCCCGAAGATCGTGATCGCTATTCCTGGTGGTCAAACCGTTTTGGTGCTCGTGCACGTAACGTGGGTTGGCGTATCGATTATGCTTTTGTAGACGAAGGCCTTGTTCCCAACATTATCAATGCCGAGATACATCCAAATGTGATGGGCTCGGACCATTGCCCAATCAGCATTGAACTTGAACCTCCGTTTGCGCCGCTGCCTATTGCGACTCCGGCTCCTGCATACGAACAATAA
- a CDS encoding spermidine/putrescine ABC transporter substrate-binding protein, with product MKKMFFHIAVATILLATGFLCGCDKQSQQHPVTVTVLTYSEYMDPDMITDFQMKTGYKLQLVEYEAQEEMIDKLQAAMEKQYDVVIASDVMIQQLIHLGLIARIDMDQIPNKVNIADQFKNPVYDPNNMYTLPYQWGTTGILYRDTTLNPSGVSYNTLFNPKQIKGKFSLLDESRSMLSIALQAKGINANSFRPEDIDKAVEWIREIKRDSNFAGFEGSVAAKDKILANEYWAAIVFNGEAMDAISEDPTLRYAIPVEGSFMWVDAMTLSSHAQNTEGAYAFMNYILDAPNGAKLATTINYASPNRASLKLIDEKFKNNRVINPTREEIDRMVFLRYPGDAVKLFDDAWKNVKAN from the coding sequence ATGAAAAAAATGTTTTTTCACATCGCTGTTGCAACGATACTCCTTGCGACAGGATTTCTTTGCGGTTGCGACAAACAGTCTCAGCAGCACCCTGTGACAGTCACGGTCCTTACTTATAGCGAATACATGGATCCTGATATGATAACCGATTTTCAGATGAAAACCGGTTATAAACTGCAGTTGGTAGAATACGAAGCCCAAGAAGAAATGATTGATAAACTGCAGGCAGCCATGGAAAAACAGTACGACGTGGTAATTGCTTCGGACGTGATGATTCAGCAATTGATTCACTTGGGGCTGATTGCTCGCATAGACATGGACCAGATTCCAAACAAAGTAAACATCGCCGATCAGTTCAAGAACCCCGTATACGATCCAAATAACATGTACACGCTCCCCTACCAATGGGGAACCACAGGCATTCTTTACCGCGACACGACGCTTAACCCCAGCGGCGTAAGCTACAACACGCTTTTCAACCCCAAGCAAATCAAAGGCAAATTCAGCCTGCTTGACGAATCCCGTTCCATGCTTTCCATTGCATTGCAGGCGAAGGGTATAAACGCCAACAGTTTTAGACCAGAAGATATCGACAAGGCCGTTGAATGGATTCGCGAAATCAAACGCGACTCGAATTTCGCCGGTTTCGAAGGTTCCGTTGCCGCCAAGGACAAAATTCTTGCGAACGAATACTGGGCAGCGATTGTATTTAACGGAGAAGCCATGGACGCCATCTCGGAAGACCCGACGCTGCGCTACGCCATTCCCGTTGAAGGGAGCTTTATGTGGGTCGATGCCATGACGCTCAGTAGCCATGCACAAAATACCGAAGGCGCATACGCATTCATGAACTACATTCTTGACGCCCCAAACGGCGCAAAACTCGCAACAACAATCAACTATGCATCTCCCAATAGGGCGTCGCTCAAGCTCATTGACGAAAAGTTCAAGAATAACCGCGTCATCAACCCCACCCGCGAAGAAATAGACCGCATGGTATTCTTGCGCTACCCAGGTGATGCAGTCAAGCTCTTTGACGATGCCTGGAAAAATGTCAAAGCAAATTAA